From one Streptomyces chromofuscus genomic stretch:
- a CDS encoding MFS transporter: MTRRSRGLLTGYFLGLGVVMAVWGARMPAVQQAAHLSTAHLALVLLAAALGMVAGLQIGGRLARPARLPALLTSGAAGLAVCLALLGQCDSLPSLLTAALAFGIAHGVLDVAANSAAVRCQNAYGRPIMSGLHAAYSIGALAGAALAAVTAHTAHSALFLATGLVLTGAALAAAPATRSLNGTDQPPAPANPGQNESRSALSSGQLWLLGALAASSLLGEGAAADWAAVHLHSLDASTAVSAAAFALYSGAMTVGRLAGDRLTTAFGAPGVVRAGAILAAAGLATGVVTSSTPLALAGWAVFGLGLSITVPCLISAAGVGGPRAVATVAVTGYLGLLAGPALIGALATVTTLSTALLLPALLAAAVAALSHRALENTSP; this comes from the coding sequence ATGACCCGCCGTAGCCGGGGGCTGCTGACCGGCTACTTCCTCGGCCTCGGCGTGGTGATGGCGGTCTGGGGCGCCCGGATGCCGGCCGTTCAGCAGGCCGCCCACCTGAGCACCGCACACCTGGCCCTGGTGCTGCTGGCCGCCGCGCTCGGCATGGTCGCAGGACTGCAGATCGGAGGCCGGCTCGCCCGGCCAGCCCGCCTTCCTGCCCTGCTCACCTCCGGCGCCGCCGGCCTTGCCGTATGCCTCGCCCTCCTGGGGCAATGCGACAGCCTGCCGTCCCTGCTCACGGCCGCCCTTGCTTTCGGTATCGCGCACGGTGTGCTGGATGTTGCCGCCAACTCGGCGGCGGTGCGCTGCCAGAACGCCTACGGCAGACCCATCATGTCCGGCCTGCACGCCGCCTACTCCATCGGCGCCCTCGCGGGAGCCGCCCTGGCCGCCGTCACCGCCCACACCGCGCACAGCGCCCTCTTCCTCGCCACCGGCCTGGTCCTCACCGGGGCCGCGCTCGCTGCCGCACCGGCAACCCGCTCCCTGAACGGCACCGATCAACCACCTGCACCCGCCAACCCCGGGCAGAACGAGTCCCGGTCGGCACTCTCGTCAGGGCAGCTGTGGCTGCTGGGCGCGCTGGCTGCATCGAGCCTGCTGGGGGAGGGAGCGGCAGCTGACTGGGCCGCCGTCCATCTGCACAGTCTGGATGCCTCGACGGCCGTGAGCGCAGCCGCGTTCGCTCTTTACAGCGGGGCCATGACGGTCGGACGGTTGGCCGGCGACCGGCTCACCACAGCCTTCGGCGCCCCCGGTGTCGTACGGGCCGGCGCGATCCTCGCAGCGGCCGGGCTTGCCACCGGCGTCGTCACCTCCAGCACGCCGTTGGCTCTGGCCGGCTGGGCGGTCTTCGGGCTCGGCCTGTCCATCACCGTTCCCTGCCTGATCAGCGCTGCCGGAGTCGGCGGCCCCAGGGCCGTGGCCACGGTCGCCGTGACTGGCTACCTGGGCCTGCTCGCCGGGCCTGCTCTCATCGGCGCCCTCGCCACCGTAACCACCCTGTCCACCGCACTGCTGCTGCCCGCCCTGCTCGCAGCCGCCGTCGCCGCCCTGTCCCATCGTGCCTTGGAGAACACCTCCCCTTGA
- a CDS encoding SCO6881 family protein, with protein sequence MGFCDLPLADKVCAVGEAVDFASDPGKAIGDWMAKSAGELAAASADLAAKAVDATTRVDLNASWFRDNYETILPIGLVILVATFCAQLVRAAIRRDGQALTQAFTGTASGVIFAFAAIAMTTVAIEVVDALSAGLFKAANMDIASAVRRIVKVDQIAGLAGLGWLVAVFAGLGAAIGAILYWCVMMVRKVGILVMVTLAVFAGAGGGWEVARRWRKGWIEATATLVVSKLLMTIIFVLGIAAMGKTESKDGLAALADVLAGIVIMILVLLCPYATFKFVHWAAEGSDGESLHRAGGAGAQLAKQHAERAGKKAAAMAATAGTGGAAAGAGAAPQGPDTIPGGGGFPGDIASSPSGGGGGQEGSENGGTGVSPGGDAVKSGLEKAVQPPPTSVSDDTSGQVGGSPGPGGSAAGSAAGQAGGWQSAQPTTTPPPQGAPPSSGSQSAGNSGAASPPPPPTGL encoded by the coding sequence ATGGGGTTCTGTGACCTCCCCCTCGCGGACAAGGTCTGCGCGGTCGGCGAAGCCGTGGATTTCGCCTCCGACCCCGGCAAGGCCATCGGCGACTGGATGGCCAAGAGTGCCGGCGAACTCGCCGCAGCCTCGGCCGACCTCGCCGCCAAGGCGGTCGACGCCACGACCCGCGTCGACCTCAACGCATCGTGGTTCCGCGACAACTACGAGACGATCCTCCCGATCGGCTTGGTCATTCTCGTGGCCACGTTCTGCGCCCAGCTCGTCCGCGCCGCGATCCGACGCGACGGGCAAGCCCTGACGCAGGCGTTCACCGGCACCGCGTCCGGTGTGATCTTCGCCTTCGCCGCCATCGCCATGACCACCGTGGCGATCGAAGTGGTCGACGCGCTCTCGGCCGGCCTGTTCAAAGCCGCGAACATGGACATCGCATCCGCGGTCCGCCGCATCGTCAAGGTCGACCAGATTGCCGGGCTCGCCGGACTCGGCTGGCTCGTCGCGGTCTTCGCCGGACTCGGAGCCGCCATCGGCGCCATCCTGTACTGGTGCGTGATGATGGTGCGCAAGGTCGGCATCCTCGTCATGGTGACCCTGGCCGTCTTCGCCGGAGCCGGCGGCGGCTGGGAAGTCGCACGCCGCTGGCGGAAGGGCTGGATCGAGGCCACCGCCACCCTCGTCGTCTCGAAGCTGTTGATGACGATCATCTTCGTGCTCGGGATCGCCGCGATGGGCAAGACCGAGTCGAAGGACGGCCTGGCCGCGCTCGCCGACGTCCTCGCAGGCATCGTGATCATGATCCTGGTGCTCCTCTGCCCGTACGCGACCTTCAAGTTCGTCCACTGGGCTGCTGAGGGCAGCGACGGAGAGTCCCTGCACCGTGCCGGCGGCGCCGGTGCCCAGCTCGCCAAGCAGCATGCCGAGCGCGCCGGGAAGAAGGCCGCCGCGATGGCGGCCACCGCCGGAACCGGCGGCGCCGCAGCGGGAGCCGGCGCGGCCCCGCAGGGCCCGGACACGATTCCCGGTGGCGGCGGATTCCCTGGCGACATCGCCTCCAGCCCGAGTGGTGGAGGCGGAGGCCAGGAGGGTTCCGAGAACGGCGGCACAGGTGTCTCGCCAGGGGGCGACGCCGTCAAGTCCGGCCTGGAGAAGGCCGTGCAGCCCCCGCCGACCAGCGTCTCTGACGACACCAGCGGCCAGGTCGGCGGCAGCCCGGGACCGGGCGGCTCCGCAGCGGGCTCCGCAGCCGGCCAGGCCGGCGGATGGCAGTCCGCCCAGCCGACCACGACGCCGCCGCCGCAGGGCGCCCCGCCGTCCTCAGGCTCACAGAGCGCCGGGAACAGCGGCGCGGCATCTCCTCCGCCACCCCCGACCGGCCTCTGA
- a CDS encoding winged helix-turn-helix transcriptional regulator — protein MATTGLPPAADADIARVTEALHMITPRWNVRILLALNEPPQRYTQIAAKLPYLHSGQLHPKIRSLCDAGLALRSEYSARHVTYGLTQRGRQLLAVLPVIAAWAEEHLEKPEQPLSAIEQVEDCLTLLTRRQAPAILWVLKARQEASARALARIVIPDSYWTNIYPPLRQLINDGLVATAGLGQPYRLSPSGDGLGHVFGALSMWAAGRPVDHAARHPLWGRPDPSANTAPRTWVSHQSRLAPSAPPTAAVQTQPARRPAWHNGDLFSHATPVRPKAALPAGGARR, from the coding sequence TTGGCCACCACCGGTCTGCCACCCGCCGCCGATGCCGACATCGCCCGGGTCACCGAAGCCCTCCACATGATCACCCCGCGCTGGAACGTGCGGATCCTGCTGGCCCTGAACGAGCCGCCGCAGCGCTACACGCAGATCGCGGCCAAGCTGCCGTATCTCCACAGCGGCCAGCTGCACCCCAAGATCCGCTCGCTCTGCGACGCCGGCCTCGCCCTGCGCAGCGAGTACTCCGCCCGCCATGTCACCTACGGCCTCACCCAGCGCGGCCGACAGCTTCTGGCGGTGCTCCCGGTGATCGCGGCTTGGGCCGAGGAGCACTTGGAGAAGCCGGAGCAGCCGCTGTCCGCGATCGAGCAGGTCGAGGACTGCCTCACTCTCCTCACCCGGCGGCAGGCCCCGGCGATCCTGTGGGTGCTCAAGGCGCGCCAGGAGGCGAGCGCCCGGGCCCTGGCCCGCATCGTCATCCCCGACAGCTACTGGACCAACATCTACCCGCCGCTGCGCCAGCTCATCAACGACGGCTTGGTGGCGACCGCGGGCCTGGGACAGCCCTACCGCCTCTCGCCGTCCGGCGACGGACTCGGCCACGTCTTCGGCGCGCTGTCCATGTGGGCCGCCGGACGACCGGTGGACCACGCCGCGAGGCACCCGCTCTGGGGCCGACCGGACCCGAGCGCGAACACCGCCCCCCGCACCTGGGTCAGCCACCAGTCCCGGCTGGCCCCCTCCGCCCCGCCGACAGCCGCCGTGCAGACCCAGCCCGCCCGCCGCCCTGCCTGGCACAACGGCGACCTGTTCTCCCACGCCACCCCGGTCCGTCCGAAGGCCGCCCTGCCGGCGGGAGGAGCCCGCCGATGA
- a CDS encoding DUF317 domain-containing protein, which yields MPPHDDLRTIDGDVYVSPRYLAATTAIGDPGLAPLLNLGWEPEHDDLGNAYVHAPDRKVRLGYLPEGEDDGLWRINAYKDPFGPPVWGVCFNDSCPTEFVTAFTTALAEAYEQGPNAYLATPKPGSADRDPFLAVVPLINRGWQIDHPRWGVFAIQSADGLAGLEFTTGRLDLESELTTRDARWQLWAGTSIDRPAWYATASTDTPVALLRAVTECVSDPAPLPRWREETYSYVEGMAQLTPVIPPRPSAPTPLDIQRAAARRPAALPASSVPRWSTTSRSALPGSRR from the coding sequence GTGCCACCCCACGACGACCTTCGCACCATCGACGGGGACGTCTACGTCTCCCCGCGCTACCTCGCCGCCACCACCGCGATCGGCGACCCCGGCCTTGCGCCACTACTCAACCTCGGCTGGGAACCGGAGCACGACGACCTCGGCAACGCCTACGTCCACGCCCCCGACCGCAAGGTCCGCCTCGGCTACCTGCCCGAAGGCGAGGACGACGGCCTGTGGCGCATCAACGCCTACAAGGATCCCTTCGGCCCGCCGGTCTGGGGCGTCTGCTTCAACGACTCCTGCCCCACCGAGTTCGTCACCGCGTTCACCACCGCGCTCGCCGAGGCGTACGAACAGGGCCCCAACGCCTACCTCGCGACGCCGAAGCCGGGCAGCGCGGACCGCGACCCGTTCCTCGCCGTCGTACCGCTCATCAACCGCGGCTGGCAGATCGACCACCCCCGCTGGGGCGTCTTCGCGATCCAGTCGGCCGACGGCCTCGCCGGGCTGGAGTTCACCACCGGACGCCTCGACCTGGAAAGCGAGCTGACCACCCGCGACGCCCGCTGGCAGTTGTGGGCCGGCACCTCGATCGACCGCCCGGCCTGGTACGCCACCGCCAGCACCGACACCCCCGTGGCCCTGCTCAGGGCCGTTACGGAGTGCGTCTCCGATCCCGCGCCGCTGCCCCGCTGGCGGGAAGAAACGTACAGCTATGTCGAGGGCATGGCTCAGCTCACCCCGGTCATCCCGCCGCGTCCGTCGGCCCCGACACCGCTCGACATCCAGCGCGCCGCTGCCCGGCGCCCGGCTGCGCTTCCCGCCTCCAGCGTCCCGCGCTGGAGTACCACCAGTCGGTCGGCCCTGCCCGGGTCTCGCCGTTGA
- a CDS encoding MFS transporter, whose translation MPRGADAAAFAMTTYGIPLLVLATTGSATLTGLAFALEWIPRIGAFTVAGTVVDRYCTARIFRAACLARALVVLAAAVVLMGLDARTPAATVTVMLLAASTGVLTEFSFVAAETAGSEASRKAGPRAHRVQSVLLGIDQTATLAGPALSGLLLEHGGSAVMLGALASLSLLAAALGPRVRTAPLGVATGKRGLRAGWATLRSLPALAWLVGGLVVSNGAMALLQAAVPVVVVTELDHSSADAGLIWSAAAVASLLAITASRSAIDRWGLWPVGAVAAAVAATATFAVAQADTYRGYLLLIAVVMAGEGSLTVVFRTLRSRLIPPDVFGSTLAVTVLVLLLPFPAAGLLVAAVPPAQLGHAITAAAVLQALGFAVVFTRLRTLPALPTFPA comes from the coding sequence ATGCCGCGTGGGGCGGATGCCGCCGCGTTCGCGATGACCACCTACGGCATCCCCCTGCTCGTCCTGGCTACCACCGGATCGGCGACCTTGACCGGGCTGGCCTTCGCGCTGGAGTGGATTCCGCGCATCGGGGCGTTCACCGTGGCCGGGACCGTCGTCGACCGCTACTGCACGGCTCGCATCTTCCGTGCCGCCTGTCTCGCGCGGGCCTTGGTCGTGCTCGCCGCCGCCGTCGTTCTCATGGGCCTCGATGCTCGAACGCCAGCCGCGACGGTCACGGTGATGCTGCTCGCCGCGTCCACCGGCGTGCTCACTGAGTTCAGTTTCGTGGCGGCTGAAACGGCCGGCAGTGAGGCGAGCCGGAAGGCAGGCCCCCGGGCCCACCGGGTGCAGTCCGTCCTGCTGGGGATCGACCAGACCGCCACTCTGGCCGGGCCTGCGCTCTCCGGCCTGCTCCTGGAACATGGCGGATCGGCCGTCATGCTCGGAGCACTCGCGAGCCTCTCGCTCCTCGCCGCCGCACTCGGCCCCCGGGTGCGCACCGCGCCGCTCGGCGTGGCTACTGGCAAGCGGGGGCTACGGGCGGGCTGGGCGACGCTGCGCTCGCTGCCGGCCCTCGCCTGGCTGGTGGGCGGCCTGGTCGTCTCCAACGGAGCCATGGCCCTCCTGCAGGCCGCCGTCCCGGTCGTCGTCGTCACCGAGCTGGACCACTCCAGCGCGGATGCCGGACTCATCTGGTCTGCCGCAGCCGTCGCCTCCCTGCTCGCCATCACCGCATCTCGCAGCGCGATTGACCGCTGGGGCCTGTGGCCGGTCGGCGCCGTGGCCGCCGCCGTCGCGGCCACAGCGACGTTCGCCGTCGCCCAGGCCGACACCTACCGCGGCTATCTCCTGCTGATCGCCGTCGTGATGGCCGGCGAAGGGAGCCTCACGGTCGTCTTTCGAACCCTGCGCTCCCGCCTGATCCCGCCCGACGTCTTCGGCAGCACCCTCGCCGTGACGGTCCTGGTGCTCCTGCTGCCCTTCCCCGCCGCCGGCCTGCTCGTCGCGGCCGTGCCCCCCGCCCAGCTCGGGCACGCCATCACCGCGGCGGCCGTCCTGCAGGCCCTCGGCTTCGCGGTCGTCTTCACCCGCCTGCGCACCCTGCCCGCTCTGCCCACATTCCCGGCCTGA
- a CDS encoding DUF4913 domain-containing protein: MEQSAQQARQLDHLASAPDTGPSPFAAFGLPGLGGPSPAAPPEPHPILELEGEEYEDELDALSDWVDDFLLPVYGAEVTTAAPWCLQWQEHDDVVAWLHALWLAYQQHKDPEAGLSGLFVWHRDFLTHAVAAIRAPGGPLSACMTSPERPAHRLLPGPPPSARAEKANTAETDSPGSGELGRPAS; encoded by the coding sequence ATGGAGCAGTCCGCCCAGCAGGCCCGGCAGCTCGACCACCTCGCCTCCGCCCCGGACACCGGCCCTTCGCCGTTCGCGGCGTTCGGCCTGCCGGGGCTCGGCGGACCTTCCCCGGCCGCTCCGCCCGAGCCGCACCCGATTCTGGAGCTGGAGGGTGAGGAGTACGAGGACGAGCTCGACGCTTTGAGTGACTGGGTCGATGACTTCCTCCTGCCGGTCTACGGAGCCGAGGTCACCACGGCGGCGCCCTGGTGCCTGCAGTGGCAGGAGCACGACGACGTGGTGGCCTGGCTCCACGCCCTGTGGCTGGCCTACCAGCAGCACAAGGACCCCGAAGCCGGTCTGAGCGGGCTGTTTGTCTGGCACCGGGATTTCCTCACCCACGCCGTCGCGGCGATCCGGGCGCCCGGCGGTCCGCTGTCGGCGTGCATGACCTCCCCCGAACGGCCCGCGCACCGGCTCCTGCCCGGTCCGCCGCCCTCGGCCCGCGCGGAGAAGGCGAACACGGCGGAGACCGATTCGCCCGGCTCCGGTGAACTGGGCCGGCCGGCGTCATGA
- a CDS encoding DUF6112 family protein translates to MTPLADRFIQLAYDPGISPKGGGLPGLAVLKNVVNSINLFGIVAVVGALAVSLGVWAWGHHTGGHQAEANGKKGAVVAAGAALGLGAANGIVAFFSALGSQVH, encoded by the coding sequence ATGACCCCACTCGCCGACCGCTTCATCCAGCTCGCCTACGACCCGGGTATCTCCCCCAAGGGCGGTGGCCTGCCTGGTCTGGCCGTCCTGAAGAACGTCGTCAACTCGATCAACTTGTTCGGCATCGTGGCCGTCGTCGGCGCGCTTGCCGTGTCGCTCGGCGTCTGGGCGTGGGGCCACCACACCGGTGGCCACCAGGCCGAGGCGAACGGGAAGAAGGGCGCGGTCGTCGCGGCCGGCGCCGCGCTCGGCCTCGGTGCCGCTAACGGCATCGTCGCGTTCTTCTCCGCCCTCGGCTCCCAGGTCCACTGA
- a CDS encoding SH3 domain-containing protein has protein sequence MRSTRIVISAAMLGALALPWLSAPTASAATVSTVATAGSCYSLPPLPYTVHTKAVTIRSKASVKSTSLGILYRGHKFTVRKTSGNWHYITDKTTGVKGWVSGTYVYRDVRMCLD, from the coding sequence ATGCGCTCCACCCGAATAGTGATATCCGCCGCGATGCTCGGAGCACTCGCCCTGCCGTGGCTGTCCGCCCCCACCGCCAGTGCGGCCACCGTCTCCACCGTGGCAACAGCCGGCAGCTGCTACAGCCTCCCGCCGCTCCCGTACACGGTTCACACGAAGGCCGTGACCATCCGCTCCAAGGCGTCCGTGAAGTCCACCAGCCTCGGCATCCTCTACCGCGGCCACAAGTTCACCGTCCGCAAGACCAGCGGGAACTGGCACTACATCACGGACAAGACCACCGGTGTGAAGGGCTGGGTTTCCGGCACCTACGTGTACCGCGACGTCCGCATGTGCCTCGACTAA
- a CDS encoding HAD family hydrolase: MTLTTATTGPDAVILDYNGVIGLQPGAEQWRHLARLAAWPDDDVASFQSAFWKAREVYDAGQLSDLAYWARVLGYHPGPRMLRELRAADTAMWTHTDDRVLAVLHSAHRRELPMVLLSNAPHPLSDVLDTLDWRRRLMTRALYSARLEVCKPDPAAYQQALDATGAVDPQRVLFVDDRVDNCRAAARLGLRTLHYTGQPADLEAALLPSTG, translated from the coding sequence TTGACCCTCACCACCGCGACCACCGGCCCCGACGCTGTGATCCTCGACTACAACGGCGTCATCGGCCTCCAACCCGGCGCCGAGCAGTGGCGTCACCTCGCCCGCCTCGCCGCCTGGCCCGACGACGATGTCGCCTCGTTCCAGAGCGCTTTCTGGAAAGCCCGCGAGGTGTACGACGCCGGCCAGCTGAGCGACCTGGCGTACTGGGCCCGCGTGCTCGGCTACCATCCCGGCCCGCGCATGCTGCGTGAACTGCGCGCTGCGGACACCGCGATGTGGACGCACACCGACGACCGTGTCCTCGCCGTCTTGCACAGCGCCCATCGGCGCGAACTGCCCATGGTGCTGCTGTCCAACGCGCCTCACCCTCTCAGCGACGTCCTCGACACCCTCGACTGGCGCCGCCGCCTGATGACCCGGGCCCTGTACTCGGCCCGGCTGGAGGTGTGCAAGCCGGACCCGGCCGCCTACCAGCAGGCCCTGGATGCCACCGGCGCCGTCGACCCGCAGCGCGTGCTGTTCGTCGATGACCGGGTGGACAACTGCCGCGCCGCTGCCCGCCTCGGGCTGCGCACGCTGCACTACACCGGCCAGCCCGCCGACCTGGAAGCAGCACTGCTGCCCAGCACCGGCTGA
- a CDS encoding DNA-methyltransferase — translation MPFSLHQGDALSVLATLPDECVDTVITDPPYNSGGRTAKERTSRSAKQKYTSADAGHGLADFAGENMDQRSYGFWLTQIMTEAHRLTKVGGTALLFTDWRQLPITTDAIQAAGWLWRGVLAWHKPQARPQKGRFTQNCEFIVWASNGSIDGSRNAVYLPGLYSASQPSGAKRQHITQKPVEVMRELVKIAPPGGTVLDFCAGSGSTGVAALLEGRDFIGVEKTKHYASIAADRLTETVRQTLTQDDVVLTA, via the coding sequence TTGCCTTTTTCCCTGCACCAGGGCGACGCGCTGAGCGTCCTTGCCACTCTGCCTGACGAGTGCGTCGACACGGTCATCACCGATCCGCCGTACAACTCCGGCGGCCGGACCGCGAAGGAGCGCACCTCCCGCAGCGCGAAGCAGAAGTACACCTCCGCCGACGCCGGCCACGGCCTGGCCGACTTCGCCGGGGAGAACATGGACCAGCGCAGTTACGGTTTCTGGCTCACGCAGATCATGACCGAGGCGCACCGGCTGACGAAGGTCGGCGGGACGGCGCTGCTGTTCACCGACTGGCGTCAGCTGCCCATCACGACGGACGCGATCCAGGCAGCCGGCTGGCTGTGGCGCGGGGTGCTGGCCTGGCACAAGCCGCAGGCCAGGCCCCAGAAGGGCCGTTTCACGCAGAACTGTGAGTTCATCGTCTGGGCGTCCAACGGGTCGATCGACGGCTCCCGTAACGCCGTCTATCTGCCGGGCCTGTACTCGGCTTCGCAGCCCTCGGGCGCCAAGCGCCAGCACATCACGCAGAAGCCCGTCGAGGTGATGCGCGAGCTGGTCAAGATCGCCCCGCCGGGCGGCACGGTGCTCGACTTCTGCGCCGGCTCCGGCTCCACGGGCGTCGCTGCGCTGCTGGAAGGCCGCGACTTCATCGGCGTGGAGAAGACCAAGCACTATGCCTCCATCGCGGCTGACCGGCTCACGGAGACCGTCCGTCAAACCCTCACCCAAGATGACGTCGTCCTGACCGCCTGA
- a CDS encoding C40 family peptidase, which translates to MKTLAAGIGVVFLTPFLLGGAAMMMASSSEAAQTSAFQCLPDLDTDAVADQVTKILDGASGKDVHIEGLTLPDEQIPNAQTIVATGISLDVPKKGQIIALATAMQESRLRNLGSGDRDSLGLFQQRPSQGWGTAQQIHDPVYASEQFYKHLLKVDGWEQMTVTQAAQEVQRSGYPDAYAQWEPLATALQKAIASTFPTTGKDAADKDTETPPSTSGCGTMSDGSAFGSIPEGAIPKGYKIPKDTDPRARKAIVWAMQQLGTMYQWGGSCTNPRGEDPMGRCDCSSLMQQAYAKAGIALTRTTYTQVNEGKAVSPKALQPGDLIFSRGTAARPEHVGMYLGEGLAIEAPRTSKPVRITAIKDWTVLAARRVL; encoded by the coding sequence TTGAAGACGCTCGCCGCCGGTATCGGCGTCGTCTTCCTCACCCCGTTTCTCCTCGGCGGCGCGGCCATGATGATGGCCTCCTCTAGCGAAGCCGCCCAGACCAGCGCGTTTCAATGCCTGCCCGACCTGGACACCGACGCCGTCGCCGATCAGGTCACCAAGATCCTCGACGGTGCCTCCGGCAAGGACGTCCACATCGAGGGCCTCACCCTGCCCGACGAGCAGATCCCCAACGCCCAGACCATCGTCGCCACCGGCATCAGTCTCGACGTGCCCAAGAAGGGCCAGATCATCGCGCTCGCCACAGCGATGCAGGAGTCCCGGCTGCGCAACCTGGGTTCCGGGGACCGCGACTCGCTGGGTCTGTTCCAGCAACGCCCCAGCCAGGGGTGGGGCACAGCTCAGCAGATCCACGACCCTGTCTACGCCTCCGAGCAGTTCTACAAGCACCTGCTGAAGGTCGACGGCTGGGAGCAGATGACCGTCACGCAGGCCGCCCAGGAAGTGCAGAGGTCTGGCTATCCGGACGCGTACGCCCAGTGGGAGCCGCTCGCGACCGCGCTGCAGAAGGCCATCGCCTCAACCTTCCCCACCACCGGCAAGGACGCCGCCGACAAGGACACCGAAACCCCGCCCTCCACGTCCGGCTGCGGCACCATGAGCGACGGTTCGGCCTTCGGGTCAATCCCCGAGGGCGCCATCCCCAAGGGCTACAAGATCCCGAAGGACACCGACCCTCGGGCGCGCAAGGCGATCGTCTGGGCGATGCAGCAGCTCGGCACGATGTACCAGTGGGGCGGCTCCTGCACCAACCCCCGCGGTGAAGACCCCATGGGCCGTTGCGACTGCAGCTCACTGATGCAGCAGGCGTACGCAAAAGCCGGGATCGCACTCACCCGCACCACGTATACGCAGGTCAACGAGGGCAAGGCCGTCTCTCCGAAAGCCCTGCAGCCCGGTGACCTGATCTTCAGCCGCGGCACCGCCGCCCGCCCCGAGCACGTCGGCATGTACCTCGGCGAGGGCCTCGCCATCGAGGCCCCGCGCACGTCCAAGCCCGTCAGGATCACCGCGATCAAGGACTGGACCGTCCTCGCGGCGCGCCGCGTCCTCTGA
- a CDS encoding ATP-grasp domain-containing protein → MEAEAYRGYCLESVAAAYDVVLITSEEPSWEVPFIRDCVVVPDPTDQAALSAAGRALVDRYELAGVFTWTEWYLVPVARLARQLGLPTTAPEVMQACRNKATARSLFARHGVPSAASVSVRTCQEAQAAAERIGYPVVLKPAAHAASIGVIRVDNHDQLTAAYDFTARAAALGAENTSVLVEEYLDGPEVSVECVTYQGRTTVVAITRKTVSAPPFFEELSHSVDASDPLLDVVAPAARAAIGALGITDGVSHVEMRLVDGRARLVEVNGRIAGDMIGHLVRLATGIDLPRVAADIACDHAPDLTPTQCSAAAIHLIYPETSGTLTALRFDGPRPPWLERISFQRSVGDRLLLPPEGDMFFARIGFLITTGSSAEDARHRGQEALRTLTLDVAPHQASQDTGRDLLA, encoded by the coding sequence ATGGAAGCCGAGGCGTATCGCGGCTACTGCCTTGAGTCCGTGGCAGCCGCGTACGACGTCGTCCTGATCACCAGCGAGGAACCCTCGTGGGAGGTGCCGTTCATCCGGGACTGCGTGGTCGTGCCCGACCCCACTGACCAGGCGGCGCTGTCCGCCGCCGGCCGGGCCCTCGTCGACCGCTACGAGCTGGCCGGCGTGTTCACCTGGACAGAGTGGTACCTCGTCCCGGTCGCCCGCCTGGCACGCCAGCTGGGCCTGCCCACCACCGCCCCCGAGGTGATGCAGGCATGCCGCAACAAGGCCACCGCGCGGAGCCTGTTCGCCCGCCACGGTGTTCCGTCGGCCGCGTCGGTGAGCGTGCGCACCTGCCAGGAGGCGCAGGCCGCGGCCGAGCGGATCGGCTACCCGGTCGTCCTGAAGCCCGCCGCGCACGCGGCCAGCATCGGTGTGATCCGCGTCGACAACCACGACCAGCTCACCGCCGCGTACGACTTCACGGCCCGCGCTGCCGCTCTGGGGGCGGAGAACACGAGCGTGCTGGTCGAGGAGTACCTCGACGGACCCGAGGTCTCGGTCGAATGCGTCACCTATCAGGGCCGCACCACCGTCGTCGCCATCACCCGCAAGACCGTCAGCGCACCGCCCTTCTTTGAGGAACTCTCGCACTCCGTAGACGCGTCCGACCCGCTCCTCGACGTGGTCGCCCCGGCGGCGCGGGCCGCGATCGGCGCGCTCGGTATCACCGACGGCGTCAGCCACGTCGAGATGCGCCTCGTCGACGGCCGGGCGCGACTTGTCGAAGTCAACGGCCGCATCGCCGGCGACATGATCGGCCATCTGGTACGCCTCGCCACCGGCATCGACCTGCCCCGTGTGGCTGCCGACATCGCCTGCGACCACGCCCCCGACCTCACCCCCACCCAGTGCTCAGCCGCCGCGATCCACCTGATCTACCCCGAGACCTCCGGCACCCTCACCGCCCTCCGCTTTGACGGTCCCCGGCCGCCGTGGCTGGAGCGGATCTCCTTCCAGCGCAGCGTCGGCGACCGGCTGCTGCTCCCGCCCGAGGGAGACATGTTCTTCGCTCGGATCGGCTTCCTGATCACCACTGGCAGTTCCGCCGAAGACGCCCGGCACCGCGGCCAAGAGGCGCTCCGCACCCTCACCCTCGACGTGGCGCCCCATCAAGCCAGCCAGGACACCGGTAGGGATCTCCTCGCTTGA